Proteins co-encoded in one Halococcoides cellulosivorans genomic window:
- a CDS encoding cellulase family glycosylhydrolase: MTGALAVGGGLTGPASALSFAEPGIESFAPLDVDADNRIVRRDTGEVFKIRGLTVPDPKRVAITEHLRGKTFEQMVSLVTSNGNGWHPRVIRIPVQPIDIGEHPNGNTGPTWGEFAPEVVEDESNEFMYEDRRLQRPPQPPAFTEEQLDTYLDEYLDPAVEHCRERGVYCIVDFHRHWHEQPPGDGRGSGPTGMGPEGDAEAENHLAYDSEYTNYWAYNAFYGTDHPASWLAVDQRFRNNMDDGYVSERMVESGDTPYTQWQVNEALRDEALMFWHVVADRYGEMDHVIFEPYNEPAAPGILGPVEEYGAYKVVPLWKTFVDDFVTPLIDTIREHAPDTHIMMGTPGWCQGAQGVHWQAFPDDNVSITYHNHPGHGVSKEQNWLNEKCIGKGCWEDHETQGLQEAMDVHPVAVTEFGWQNEEYTEDELGMFDVDLSYWLEGTVESYGRPFVEAMESDDRISWVAWGADVRWLPTMFRRDFTINEGDFELTDGSWYDTPREEYPVNCEELPCSWTLWEAPNMGQFVKDTLAEHEDDRVPFPSEFGPTDPDGDGLYEDVNGNGKMDFPDVNELFRGVESPSMQYNAQKFDFDDDEILDLQDVLALFEMV, from the coding sequence GTGACGGGAGCGCTGGCGGTCGGCGGGGGGCTCACGGGGCCTGCGTCGGCACTCTCCTTTGCAGAGCCAGGGATCGAATCGTTCGCCCCACTCGACGTCGACGCGGACAATCGGATCGTGCGCCGGGACACCGGCGAGGTGTTCAAGATCCGTGGTCTGACCGTCCCGGATCCGAAGCGCGTCGCGATCACCGAACACCTGCGGGGAAAGACCTTCGAGCAGATGGTCTCGCTCGTCACCAGCAACGGGAACGGGTGGCACCCCAGAGTCATTCGGATTCCGGTCCAACCGATCGACATCGGTGAGCACCCCAACGGGAACACGGGCCCGACCTGGGGCGAGTTCGCCCCGGAGGTCGTCGAGGACGAGTCCAACGAGTTCATGTACGAGGACCGGCGGCTCCAGCGGCCACCGCAACCGCCGGCGTTCACCGAGGAGCAACTCGACACGTATCTCGACGAATACCTGGACCCCGCCGTCGAACACTGTCGAGAGCGGGGCGTCTACTGCATCGTGGATTTCCATCGCCACTGGCACGAACAGCCGCCAGGCGACGGTCGGGGGAGTGGCCCGACCGGGATGGGACCTGAGGGCGACGCCGAGGCCGAGAATCACCTCGCGTACGACAGTGAGTACACCAACTACTGGGCGTACAACGCGTTCTACGGCACAGACCATCCGGCGTCCTGGCTCGCCGTCGACCAGAGGTTCCGGAACAACATGGACGATGGGTACGTCAGCGAACGGATGGTCGAGAGCGGCGACACGCCGTACACCCAGTGGCAGGTCAACGAGGCGCTTCGCGACGAGGCGCTCATGTTCTGGCACGTCGTCGCAGATCGGTACGGAGAGATGGACCACGTCATCTTCGAACCGTACAACGAACCGGCTGCGCCCGGCATCTTGGGCCCGGTCGAGGAGTACGGCGCGTACAAGGTGGTCCCGCTCTGGAAGACGTTCGTCGACGACTTCGTCACGCCGCTGATCGACACGATTCGCGAGCACGCCCCCGACACGCACATCATGATGGGGACACCCGGGTGGTGTCAGGGCGCGCAGGGCGTCCACTGGCAGGCGTTCCCCGACGACAACGTCTCGATCACCTATCACAACCACCCGGGCCACGGAGTCAGCAAGGAGCAAAACTGGCTCAACGAGAAGTGCATCGGCAAAGGCTGTTGGGAGGACCACGAGACCCAGGGCCTGCAAGAAGCGATGGACGTCCATCCGGTTGCCGTCACCGAGTTCGGCTGGCAAAACGAGGAGTACACCGAAGACGAACTCGGCATGTTCGATGTCGATCTCAGCTACTGGCTCGAAGGCACCGTCGAGAGCTACGGCCGACCGTTCGTCGAGGCGATGGAGTCCGACGACCGCATCTCATGGGTCGCGTGGGGGGCCGACGTTCGCTGGCTTCCCACGATGTTCCGGAGAGATTTCACGATCAACGAGGGGGACTTCGAACTCACCGACGGGAGCTGGTACGACACGCCCAGAGAGGAGTATCCGGTCAACTGCGAGGAGTTACCCTGTTCCTGGACACTCTGGGAAGCCCCGAACATGGGCCAGTTCGTCAAGGACACGCTCGCGGAGCACGAAGACGACCGCGTGCCGTTCCCGAGTGAATTCGGCCCGACAGACCCCGACGGCGACGGACTGTACGAGGACGTCAACGGCAACGGAAAGATGGATTTTCCCGACGTGAACGAACTGTTCCGGGGCGTCGAATCTCCGTCGATGCAGTACAACGCCCAGAAGTTCGACTTCGACGACGACGAAATCCTTGACCTGCAAGACGTCCTCGCGCTGTTCGAGATGGTCTGA
- a CDS encoding cellulase family glycosylhydrolase, with protein MTETHNTQGTGESASTSRRTFLKTAAGGAVLASGISAGAFGSVSAQGIPTPWLDVQGNTLVDPNDSTVKLRGLNIADPKRLNVTAPARGKDASQVVDLVTNNEEGWHPRVVRVPCQPVDIGENTPGHIDGAPEPPAYTQSQLDDFLETHLDPVIDQLEAAGVYAIVDMHRHWKPLKWASGVPTAQDDPKEMINQDLHEEVMMFWETVGPRYADRSHVIYEIYNEPTEPGMWADVLERDWVKYVWDTWQAMAQPWVDEIRKTADNHIIVGNPGWSTSPEGALYDPFDGGNLSYAYHIYPGHNPSMNENWDAEATNAQGVAAGPDGDETSVYEEFPLFVTEFGWDNTIVSNYLRGSTSDFGEPFMEFLESSPAINWTAWCADPIWLPKMFTLGDWAGGDGFGDSVGHPYEDDIPVLCEDRPCSWDLMTGENMGAFIKQALADRKDDLVPGGDGLPSTTPTTTDDGTDNWFDDATDPDGDGLYEDVNGDGELNFPDVNTLYQKTGSAPLPETIEMFDFSDDGEFTAQDVLALFEMV; from the coding sequence ATGACAGAGACACACAACACACAGGGGACGGGCGAATCGGCATCGACGTCGCGTCGGACGTTTCTGAAGACAGCAGCGGGCGGGGCCGTGCTCGCGAGTGGGATCTCGGCCGGGGCGTTCGGGTCCGTGAGCGCGCAGGGGATCCCGACGCCGTGGCTCGACGTGCAGGGCAACACACTCGTCGATCCGAACGACTCGACGGTCAAACTGCGTGGGCTGAACATCGCAGATCCCAAACGCCTCAACGTCACCGCGCCGGCCCGGGGGAAAGACGCCTCGCAGGTCGTCGATCTGGTGACGAACAACGAGGAGGGCTGGCACCCACGCGTCGTCCGGGTGCCCTGCCAACCGGTCGACATCGGTGAGAACACGCCGGGGCACATCGACGGCGCGCCCGAACCGCCGGCGTACACGCAGTCCCAACTCGACGACTTTCTGGAGACGCATCTCGATCCGGTGATCGACCAGTTGGAGGCGGCGGGCGTCTACGCCATCGTCGACATGCACCGCCACTGGAAGCCCCTGAAGTGGGCCTCGGGCGTGCCGACCGCCCAGGACGATCCGAAAGAGATGATCAACCAGGACCTTCACGAGGAGGTCATGATGTTCTGGGAGACCGTCGGGCCACGGTATGCCGACCGCTCGCACGTCATCTACGAAATCTACAACGAACCGACCGAACCCGGGATGTGGGCGGACGTCCTCGAACGCGACTGGGTCAAATACGTCTGGGACACCTGGCAGGCGATGGCTCAGCCGTGGGTCGATGAGATCCGCAAGACGGCCGACAACCACATCATCGTCGGGAACCCTGGCTGGTCGACCAGTCCCGAGGGTGCGCTGTACGATCCGTTCGACGGTGGGAACCTCTCCTACGCCTACCACATCTATCCCGGCCACAACCCCAGTATGAACGAGAACTGGGACGCCGAGGCGACCAATGCCCAGGGCGTCGCTGCGGGACCTGACGGCGACGAAACATCGGTCTACGAGGAGTTCCCGCTCTTTGTCACCGAGTTCGGCTGGGACAATACGATCGTCTCGAATTACCTTCGTGGGTCCACCTCGGACTTCGGTGAACCGTTCATGGAGTTCCTGGAGTCGAGTCCCGCGATCAACTGGACGGCGTGGTGTGCCGATCCGATCTGGCTGCCGAAGATGTTCACGCTGGGCGATTGGGCCGGCGGCGACGGGTTCGGTGACTCGGTTGGCCACCCCTACGAGGACGACATCCCGGTGCTGTGTGAGGATCGGCCGTGCTCGTGGGACCTGATGACCGGCGAGAACATGGGTGCGTTCATCAAGCAGGCGCTGGCCGATCGGAAAGACGACCTGGTGCCCGGCGGCGACGGACTGCCGAGTACGACCCCGACCACCACCGACGACGGCACCGACAACTGGTTCGACGACGCGACCGACCCCGACGGCGACGGTCTCTACGAGGACGTCAACGGTGACGGCGAGTTGAACTTCCCCGACGTGAACACGCTGTACCAGAAGACGGGGTCGGCGCCCCTCCCGGAGACCATCGAGATGTTCGACTTCAGCGACGACGGAGAATTCACCGCCCAGGACGTCCTCGCGCTGTTCGAGATGGTCTGA
- a CDS encoding cellulase family glycosylhydrolase yields the protein MTGEDTGHRTDGYRRTRRGRTRRNFLRLAGAGTLGTGLAVGATEVGAAATGIPTPWLQREGNLLVDDTGERVTLRGVNVVAPGRANQNHWRRPVPETIDHATDPERDWYARVIRVPIQPGGVTGSNDEEPDSVAFTRSELETYCADLLDPVVEKCAERGVYCILDYHRHKTDDYTRPELHDELTLFWETVAPRYADQSHVLYEVYNEPIGPYVGDGQNDDRGLLHDDAEDTWLNWRETAQPWVDTIRDAASDNIVLIGSPRWSQWTWWAPNNEFSGDNLAYVGHVYTHEGLRPLSKYFGEPAAEVPVFMSEFGYQNERHDGAPVPPFLKGTTSTAGAEFEQFFADHDHIHWQAWCFDHSWAPPMFEFDDATHEWTIQGGEDYQGVFFRDLLKELKDTNVPGGTDLDPIEGTVPADRDGDGLHEDFNGNGDLDFPDVNRFFQHTDASAVQDHVGAYDFTGDGTVDMQDVLALFEAV from the coding sequence ATGACGGGGGAAGACACCGGACACCGGACGGACGGGTATCGACGGACGCGACGGGGACGGACGCGGCGGAACTTTCTCCGCCTCGCGGGCGCGGGGACGCTGGGGACGGGGCTGGCAGTCGGCGCGACCGAGGTCGGCGCGGCCGCGACTGGCATCCCGACGCCGTGGCTCCAGCGCGAGGGGAACCTGCTGGTCGACGACACGGGCGAGCGCGTCACGCTGCGGGGCGTGAACGTCGTCGCGCCCGGGCGAGCGAATCAGAACCACTGGCGACGCCCCGTCCCGGAGACCATCGACCACGCCACCGATCCCGAACGGGACTGGTACGCTCGCGTCATCCGGGTGCCGATCCAGCCCGGTGGCGTCACGGGGTCGAACGACGAAGAACCGGACTCCGTCGCGTTCACGCGATCGGAACTGGAGACGTACTGTGCGGACCTGCTCGACCCGGTCGTCGAGAAATGCGCCGAGCGTGGCGTCTACTGCATTCTGGACTATCACCGCCACAAGACCGACGATTACACGCGCCCCGAACTCCACGACGAACTCACGCTGTTCTGGGAGACCGTCGCGCCACGCTATGCCGACCAGAGCCACGTGCTCTACGAGGTGTACAACGAACCGATCGGGCCCTACGTCGGCGACGGCCAGAACGACGACCGGGGCCTGCTCCACGACGACGCCGAAGACACCTGGCTGAACTGGCGCGAGACCGCTCAGCCGTGGGTCGACACGATTCGCGACGCCGCCAGCGACAACATCGTCCTGATCGGATCGCCGCGGTGGAGCCAGTGGACCTGGTGGGCCCCGAACAACGAGTTTTCGGGTGACAATCTCGCCTACGTGGGTCACGTCTACACTCACGAGGGCCTGCGCCCGCTCTCGAAGTACTTCGGCGAACCGGCCGCGGAGGTGCCCGTCTTCATGTCGGAGTTCGGCTACCAGAACGAGCGCCACGACGGCGCACCCGTCCCGCCGTTCCTGAAAGGCACCACGTCGACCGCCGGCGCGGAGTTCGAGCAGTTTTTCGCCGACCACGACCACATCCACTGGCAGGCCTGGTGTTTCGATCACTCCTGGGCGCCACCGATGTTCGAGTTCGACGACGCGACCCACGAGTGGACGATCCAGGGTGGCGAAGACTACCAGGGCGTGTTCTTCCGTGACCTCCTCAAAGAACTCAAAGACACGAACGTCCCGGGCGGGACCGACCTCGATCCGATCGAGGGCACTGTCCCGGCCGACCGCGACGGCGATGGCCTCCACGAGGACTTCAACGGGAACGGCGACCTCGACTTCCCGGACGTGAATCGGTTCTTCCAGCACACCGACGCCTCGGCAGTCCAGGACCACGTCGGGGCGTACGATTTCACTGGTGACGGCACCGTCGATATGCAGGACGTTCTCGCACTGTTCGAGGCGGTCTGA
- a CDS encoding VOC family protein: protein MATLDAHHVGITVEDLDRCVDFYRETFEFEVLDRFEVAGEAFERVTDTEAAADFVHLDAGGVRLELVRYDPPGAAPASDDLQDAGTTHLAVAVDDAGAFVADLPPEVETVSDPQTTASGTTVCFLRDPEGNLVELIET, encoded by the coding sequence ATGGCGACACTCGACGCCCACCACGTGGGCATCACCGTCGAGGATCTGGATCGATGCGTCGACTTCTATCGCGAGACGTTCGAGTTCGAGGTGCTCGATCGCTTCGAGGTCGCGGGCGAGGCGTTCGAACGCGTGACCGACACCGAGGCCGCAGCGGACTTTGTCCACCTCGACGCCGGCGGTGTCCGTCTCGAACTCGTGCGCTACGACCCGCCGGGCGCAGCGCCCGCGAGCGACGACCTGCAGGACGCGGGCACGACTCACCTCGCGGTCGCCGTCGACGACGCCGGGGCGTTCGTCGCCGATCTGCCTCCAGAGGTCGAGACGGTGAGCGACCCGCAGACGACCGCGAGCGGGACCACGGTGTGTTTCCTGCGCGATCCGGAGGGGAATCTCGTCGAACTCATCGAGACCTGA
- a CDS encoding carboxypeptidase M32 codes for MSDLDADFRDHIERLSALNDATGVLSWDQQVTMPEGGTPARSAQKSALSTVTHDLLTDDRVADWIEEHESRDLERDDRAIVRELRRRHERAVRVPDELVTQISEASTEALPVWEQAREESDFDAFADALDELVALKRKYAEAIDPDRDPYAVLMEDFEPYLDVETTERILDRLTDRLPPLIEAIAASDVDPTDPFDESVPAADQEAGVRALLDGLGFDWDRGRLDTSTHPFTSGNQFDCRITTRFDPSDPLDGVGSTVHEFGHATYELGLPQDAYGTPLGESRDLVVHESQSRFWENHVGRTREFWEWARPILDEHWTATPDPAALYRAANQVEPGPIRVEADELTYHLHIAIRFEIERDLIRGDLAVDEVPQVWADKYDEYLGIRPADDAQGALQDIHWSHGNFGYFPTYSLGSVLAAQLDATVREAFDVPERVRAGEFDPIREWLGEQIHQHGQRYTTPALIEEATGEALTADPFLTYVDEKFGAIYR; via the coding sequence ATGTCCGATCTCGACGCCGACTTTCGCGATCACATCGAGCGACTGAGCGCACTGAACGACGCGACGGGCGTGCTCTCCTGGGACCAACAGGTGACGATGCCCGAGGGCGGGACGCCCGCCCGCTCGGCCCAGAAATCCGCGCTCTCGACGGTGACTCACGACCTGCTCACCGACGACCGGGTCGCCGACTGGATCGAGGAGCACGAATCGCGCGATCTGGAGCGCGACGATCGGGCGATCGTTCGCGAACTCCGCCGTCGCCACGAGCGCGCGGTCCGCGTGCCCGACGAGTTGGTGACCCAGATCTCCGAGGCGTCGACCGAAGCGTTGCCAGTCTGGGAGCAGGCCCGCGAGGAATCGGACTTCGACGCGTTCGCGGACGCCCTCGACGAGTTGGTCGCACTCAAACGCAAGTACGCCGAAGCGATCGACCCCGATCGCGATCCCTACGCCGTCCTGATGGAGGATTTCGAGCCGTATCTCGACGTGGAGACGACCGAGCGGATTCTCGACCGACTCACCGATCGCCTGCCGCCGCTGATCGAGGCGATTGCGGCGAGCGACGTCGATCCGACAGATCCGTTCGACGAGTCGGTGCCCGCCGCCGATCAGGAGGCCGGCGTCCGCGCGCTGCTCGACGGGCTTGGCTTCGACTGGGACCGCGGGCGACTCGACACCTCGACGCACCCGTTCACGTCGGGCAACCAGTTCGACTGCCGGATCACCACCCGGTTCGATCCGTCGGATCCCCTCGACGGTGTCGGCTCGACGGTCCACGAGTTCGGCCACGCGACCTACGAGTTGGGACTCCCACAGGACGCCTACGGGACCCCACTGGGCGAGTCACGTGACCTGGTCGTCCACGAGTCCCAGTCGCGATTCTGGGAGAATCACGTCGGGCGCACGCGGGAATTCTGGGAGTGGGCCCGGCCGATTCTGGACGAGCACTGGACCGCGACGCCCGATCCCGCGGCACTCTACCGCGCGGCCAACCAGGTCGAACCCGGCCCGATCCGGGTCGAAGCCGACGAGTTGACCTATCACCTCCACATCGCGATTCGCTTCGAGATCGAACGCGACCTGATCCGCGGCGATCTGGCCGTCGACGAGGTCCCCCAGGTCTGGGCCGACAAATACGATGAGTATCTGGGGATTCGCCCCGCTGACGACGCACAGGGCGCACTCCAGGACATCCACTGGTCGCACGGCAACTTCGGATACTTCCCGACCTACTCGCTGGGGAGTGTGCTCGCGGCACAGCTCGACGCGACGGTGCGCGAGGCATTCGACGTCCCGGAGCGCGTCCGCGCGGGCGAGTTCGACCCGATTCGAGAGTGGCTCGGCGAACAGATTCACCAGCATGGCCAGCGCTACACCACGCCCGCGTTGATCGAGGAAGCGACCGGCGAGGCGCTGACGGCCGATCCGTTCCTCACGTACGTCGACGAGAAGTTCGGGGCGATCTACCGCTGA
- the ilvD gene encoding dihydroxy-acid dehydratase encodes MVEHSDGDGLRSSEVTEGTDRAPHRAMFRAMGFDDEDLSAPMIGVANPAADVTPCNVHLDEVGAETVDAIEASGGMPIEFGTITISDAISMGTEGMKASLISREVIADSVELVAFGEYVDGLVTLGGCDKNMPGMMMAMIRADLPGVFLYGGSIKPGEHDGRAITIQNVFEGVGSVASGDMSEDELDEMERQACPGAGACGGMFTANTMASIAEALGFSPLGAASAPAEDPERDAVAREAGELALDAVADGRSPSDFLTRESFENAIALQVAIGGSTNAVLHLLALAAEAGIDLSIGDFDTISDRTPKIANFQPGGERVMNDLHEVGGVPVVLGALRDADLLHAEALTVTGETLGEALDRIDPPAIESLDADYLRPVDDPFRTTGAITILEGSLAPEGSVLKVTASDVDTVHEGPARVFEHEENAMQYVQDDRVESGDVIVIRNEGPRGGPGMREMLGVTSAVAGQGHADDVALITDGRFSGATRGLSIGHVAPEAAVGGPIGLLEDGDIVTVDVGERRLDLDVSEAELERRREAFEPPAQQYEGGVLRKYGDLFDSAANGAVTNPGAKSE; translated from the coding sequence ATGGTCGAACATTCAGACGGCGACGGCCTCCGCTCGTCGGAAGTCACCGAGGGCACAGACCGCGCGCCCCACCGCGCGATGTTTCGCGCGATGGGGTTCGACGACGAGGACCTCTCCGCGCCGATGATCGGCGTCGCCAACCCCGCGGCGGACGTCACGCCGTGTAACGTCCACCTCGACGAGGTGGGCGCAGAGACCGTCGACGCGATCGAGGCGTCGGGCGGGATGCCCATCGAGTTCGGGACGATCACGATTTCGGACGCGATCTCGATGGGCACAGAAGGCATGAAGGCGTCGCTGATCTCCCGAGAGGTCATCGCCGACTCGGTCGAACTCGTCGCCTTCGGCGAGTACGTCGACGGTCTGGTGACACTCGGCGGCTGTGACAAGAACATGCCCGGGATGATGATGGCGATGATTCGCGCCGATCTGCCGGGCGTGTTCCTCTACGGCGGGTCGATCAAGCCCGGTGAGCACGACGGGCGCGCGATCACGATCCAGAACGTATTCGAGGGCGTCGGATCGGTCGCCAGCGGCGACATGAGCGAAGACGAACTCGACGAGATGGAACGGCAGGCCTGCCCGGGCGCGGGGGCCTGCGGCGGCATGTTCACCGCCAACACGATGGCCTCGATCGCAGAGGCGCTGGGCTTCTCGCCGCTCGGTGCGGCCTCGGCCCCCGCCGAGGATCCAGAGCGCGACGCCGTCGCCCGCGAGGCCGGCGAACTCGCACTCGACGCGGTCGCTGACGGCCGCTCCCCGTCAGACTTTCTCACCCGCGAGAGCTTCGAGAATGCGATCGCACTCCAGGTCGCCATCGGCGGGTCGACCAACGCCGTGTTGCACCTGCTCGCACTCGCCGCCGAAGCGGGGATCGACCTGTCGATCGGCGACTTCGATACGATCTCCGATCGGACGCCGAAGATCGCGAACTTCCAGCCCGGTGGCGAGCGCGTGATGAACGACCTCCACGAGGTCGGTGGCGTCCCGGTCGTGCTCGGGGCGCTGCGCGATGCGGACCTGCTCCACGCCGAGGCGCTCACCGTCACCGGCGAGACGCTCGGCGAGGCCCTCGATCGGATCGACCCGCCCGCGATCGAATCGCTCGACGCCGACTACCTCCGTCCGGTCGACGATCCGTTCCGCACGACCGGTGCGATCACGATCCTGGAGGGGTCGCTCGCGCCCGAGGGCTCGGTCCTGAAGGTCACCGCCAGCGATGTCGATACGGTCCACGAGGGCCCCGCACGCGTGTTCGAGCACGAAGAGAACGCGATGCAGTACGTCCAGGACGACCGCGTCGAATCGGGCGACGTCATCGTCATCCGCAACGAAGGCCCACGCGGCGGTCCGGGCATGCGCGAGATGCTCGGCGTCACCAGCGCCGTCGCGGGCCAGGGCCACGCCGACGACGTGGCGCTGATCACCGACGGCCGTTTTTCGGGCGCGACCCGTGGGCTCTCGATCGGTCACGTCGCGCCCGAGGCGGCGGTCGGCGGCCCGATCGGCCTGCTCGAAGACGGGGACATCGTCACCGTCGACGTGGGCGAGCGCCGTCTCGATCTCGACGTGAGCGAGGCGGAACTGGAGCGTCGCCGCGAAGCCTTCGAACCGCCCGCCCAGCAGTACGAGGGCGGCGTCCTCCGGAAGTACGGCGACCTGTTCGATTCGGCGGCCAACGGCGCGGTGACCAATCCCGGCGCGAAATCCGAATGA
- a CDS encoding competence/damage-inducible protein A encodes MEVAILTVGEELLAGDTTNTNATWLAEQVTDRGVEVRRILTIPDERDLIADSVRAYHEAFDAVIVTGGIGGTPDDVTMAAVADAFDREMAVSEVSLREVEDRLADIGDSVPELDIDPEAEASIPAGATPLSNPAGLAPGCRIESVSVLPGIPGEMRAMFEEIADDFSGEVASRLLYTVEPEANVTDALAAARDRFDVRVGCYPDRDRRHNRIKLSGVDADALDAASEWLLDTIDASESPVARDWDPGDDPGRS; translated from the coding sequence ATGGAGGTCGCCATCCTCACCGTCGGCGAGGAACTGCTGGCCGGCGACACGACGAACACGAACGCCACCTGGCTCGCCGAGCAGGTGACCGATCGGGGCGTCGAGGTCCGTCGCATTCTGACGATCCCGGACGAGCGAGACCTGATCGCCGACAGCGTTCGGGCCTATCACGAGGCCTTCGACGCCGTGATCGTCACCGGCGGGATCGGCGGGACACCCGACGACGTGACGATGGCCGCGGTCGCCGACGCCTTCGACCGCGAGATGGCCGTCAGCGAAGTTTCCCTGCGCGAGGTCGAAGATCGCCTCGCAGACATCGGTGATTCGGTCCCGGAACTCGACATCGACCCCGAGGCAGAGGCATCGATCCCGGCGGGTGCGACGCCACTCTCGAACCCCGCGGGGCTCGCCCCTGGCTGTCGGATCGAGTCGGTGTCCGTCCTGCCGGGGATTCCCGGCGAGATGCGAGCGATGTTCGAGGAGATTGCCGACGACTTTTCGGGCGAGGTCGCCTCGCGACTCCTCTACACCGTCGAACCCGAGGCGAACGTGACCGACGCACTGGCCGCGGCGCGCGATCGGTTCGACGTGCGGGTCGGCTGTTATCCCGACCGCGATCGGCGACACAACCGGATCAAACTCAGTGGGGTCGATGCGGACGCTCTCGACGCGGCGAGCGAGTGGCTGCTCGATACCATCGACGCGAGCGAATCGCCCGTCGCCCGTGACTGGGACCCCGGGGACGACCCCGGCCGATCCTGA
- a CDS encoding patatin-like phospholipase family protein, whose translation MSDPTRVAIACQGGGSHTAYTAGVLEELFRECDWDDEFELVGISGASGGAFNALAAWYGFVSEGPDRAAELVDAIWNDLAATEFGDRLLNGWLKQLNALHAAGVPLPEVSPYDVPGEEIGKTRIREVLETHVDFDEIEAFCTREAPELVVGTVDVNAGVFETFVDEAVTVEAVLASAAVPNAFQAVEIHGHYHWDALFSQNPPIDDLMGQPPARKPEELWIVQVNPQTFEGEPKTVEEIADRRNELSGNISMNQELRFVEQVNEWIEDGRLPPEEFSKTAIHRIAMGKRFGASSKIDRDPDFLDELQALGRERCGEFLDGR comes from the coding sequence ATGAGTGATCCGACACGCGTGGCGATCGCCTGCCAGGGCGGCGGGAGCCACACGGCCTACACCGCGGGCGTGCTCGAAGAACTGTTCAGAGAGTGCGACTGGGACGACGAGTTCGAACTCGTCGGCATCAGCGGCGCGTCGGGCGGCGCGTTCAACGCGCTCGCGGCGTGGTACGGGTTCGTCAGCGAGGGGCCCGATCGGGCCGCCGAACTGGTCGATGCGATCTGGAACGATCTCGCCGCGACGGAGTTCGGCGATCGCCTGCTGAACGGCTGGCTCAAACAGCTCAACGCGCTCCATGCCGCCGGGGTGCCGCTCCCGGAGGTGAGCCCCTACGATGTCCCAGGCGAGGAGATCGGCAAGACCCGCATCCGTGAGGTCCTGGAGACCCACGTCGACTTCGACGAGATCGAGGCGTTCTGCACGCGCGAGGCTCCCGAACTCGTCGTCGGCACGGTCGACGTCAACGCGGGCGTCTTCGAGACGTTCGTCGACGAGGCGGTGACCGTCGAGGCGGTGCTCGCCTCCGCCGCGGTCCCGAACGCGTTCCAGGCCGTCGAGATCCACGGCCACTATCACTGGGACGCCCTCTTCAGCCAGAACCCGCCGATCGACGACCTGATGGGCCAGCCACCGGCACGCAAGCCCGAGGAACTCTGGATCGTTCAGGTCAACCCCCAGACCTTCGAGGGCGAACCGAAAACTGTCGAGGAAATCGCCGACCGGCGCAACGAACTGTCGGGCAACATCTCGATGAACCAGGAACTCCGCTTCGTCGAGCAGGTCAACGAGTGGATCGAGGATGGCCGATTGCCGCCCGAGGAGTTCTCGAAGACGGCAATCCACCGTATCGCGATGGGGAAACGGTTCGGTGCGTCGTCGAAGATCGATCGCGATCCCGACTTTCTCGACGAGTTGCAGGCACTCGGGCGCGAGCGGTGTGGCGAGTTCCTCGACGGGCGGTGA